Sequence from the Fusobacterium periodonticum 1_1_41FAA genome:
AATGATTTTGAATCTTCTTTATATTCCATTTCTTTTACATAAGAAACTTGAGGTAAGTCTAAATGTTCAGCAATTTGAGGTCCAACTTGTGCAGTATCTCCATCAATTGCTTGTCTTCCTGCAACAATTAAATCAACATTTTCTATTTTTCTAATTGCAGCTGCTATAGTATTAGAAGTAGCTAAAGTATCAGCTCCTCCAAATTTTCTATCTGTTATAAGTATTGCTCTATCAGCACCCATTGCATAAGCTTCTCTTAATATAGCTTCTGCTTGAGGTGGTCCCATTGTTATAACTATAACTTCAGCTCCGTGTAAGTCTTTTAGTTTTAGAGCTTCTTCTAATCCCCCTTTATCATCAGGGTTCATTATACTAGGAACACCGTCTCTGATAATTGTTCCTTTTACTGGATCTATTTTAACTTCAGTTGTATCTGGAACTTGTTTTATACAAACTACTATTCTCATATTTTTATTCCTCCACCATGTTATTATTTTATAATATTAGCTGCTATTACCATTCTTTGAACTTCTGATGTTCCTTCATAGATTTCAGTGATCTTAGCATCTCTCATCATTCTTTCAACTGGATATTCTCTTGTATAACCATATCCTCCAAATATTTGAACAGCTTTAGTTGTAACTTCCATAGCTGTTTCAGCTGCAAACAGTTTTGCTCTAGCTGCATCTAAAGAATAAGGTAAGTTGTTAGATTCTCTCCAAGCTGCTTTATAAACTAAAAGTCTTGCAGCTTCAACTTTAACATCTAAGTTAGCTATTTGGAATTGAGTATTTTGGAATTGAGCTAGGCTTCTTCCAAATTGTTTTCTTTCTTTTGCATAGTTTATAGCTTCATCTAATGCTCCAGCAGCTATTCCTAATGCTTGAGAAGCGATTCCTATTCTTCCTCCGTCAAGAGTCATCATAGCTATTTTGAATCCTTTTCCTTTATCTCCTAATAGGTTTTCTTTAGGTATTCTACAGTTTTCGAATATTAATTCACAAGTAGCTGAACCTCTAATTCCAAGTTTCATTTCTTTTTTACCAATAGAGAATCCTGGTGTACCAGATTCAACTATAAAAGCAGAAATTCCTTTTAATCCTTTTGATTTATCTGTCATAGCAAATACTACATAAACATGTGCATATCCTGCGTTTGTTATGAATATTTTTGCTCCATTTAAAATCCATTCTCCTGTTTCAGGATCTTGAACAGCCATAGTTTGTTGTCCAGCAGCGTCTGTTCCAGCATTTGGTTCAGTAAGTCCAAAAGCTCCTATCCATTCTCCACTAGCCATTTTTGGTAAATATTTTTGTTTTTGTTTTTCATTACCAAATTTTAAGATTGGCCAAGTTCCTAAAGAT
This genomic interval carries:
- a CDS encoding electron transfer flavoprotein subunit beta/FixA family protein, which produces MRIVVCIKQVPDTTEVKIDPVKGTIIRDGVPSIMNPDDKGGLEEALKLKDLHGAEVIVITMGPPQAEAILREAYAMGADRAILITDRKFGGADTLATSNTIAAAIRKIENVDLIVAGRQAIDGDTAQVGPQIAEHLDLPQVSYVKEMEYKEDSKSFVIKRATEDGYFLLELPTPGLVTVLAEANQPRYMNVGAIVDVFERPIETWTFDDIEIDPAKIGLAGSPTKVNKSFTKGVKEPGVLHEVDPKEAANIILEKLKEKFII
- a CDS encoding acyl-CoA dehydrogenase, whose product is MEFNVPKTHELFRQMIREFVEKEVKPIAAEVDENERFPMETVEKMAKIGIMGIPIPKQYGGAGGDNLMYAMAVEELSKACGTTGVIVSAHTSLGTWPILKFGNEKQKQKYLPKMASGEWIGAFGLTEPNAGTDAAGQQTMAVQDPETGEWILNGAKIFITNAGYAHVYVVFAMTDKSKGLKGISAFIVESGTPGFSIGKKEMKLGIRGSATCELIFENCRIPKENLLGDKGKGFKIAMMTLDGGRIGIASQALGIAAGALDEAINYAKERKQFGRSLAQFQNTQFQIANLDVKVEAARLLVYKAAWRESNNLPYSLDAARAKLFAAETAMEVTTKAVQIFGGYGYTREYPVERMMRDAKITEIYEGTSEVQRMVIAANIIK